The following are encoded together in the Panthera leo isolate Ple1 chromosome B4, P.leo_Ple1_pat1.1, whole genome shotgun sequence genome:
- the AICDA gene encoding single-stranded DNA cytosine deaminase, whose protein sequence is MDSLLMKQRKFLYHFKNVRWAKGRHETYLCYVVKRRDSATSFSLDFGHLRNKNGCHVELLFLRYISDWDLDPGRCYRVTWFTSWSPCYDCARHVADFLRGYPNLSLRIFTARLYFCEDRKAEPEGLRRLHRAGVQIAIMTFKDYFYCWNTFVENREKTFKAWEGLHENSVRLSRQLRRILLPLYEVDDLRDAFRTLGL, encoded by the exons ATGGACAG CCTCCTGATGAAGCAGAGGAAGTTTCTCTACCATTTCAAGAATGTCCGCTGGGCGAAGGGTCGCCATGAGACCTACTTGTGCTACGTGGTGAAGCGGCGGGACAGTGCCACCTCCTTTTCATTGGACTTCGGTCACCTTCGAAACAAG AACGGCTGCCACGTGGAACTGCTCTTCCTCCGCTACATCTCCGACTGGGACCTGGACCCTGGCCGCTGCTACCGCGTCACCTGGTTCACCTCCTGGAGCCCCTGCTACGACTGCGCCCGGCACGTGGCCGACTTTCTGAGGGGGTACCCCAACCTCAGTCTGAGGATCTTCACCGCGCGCCTCTACTTCTGCGAGGACCGCAAGGCCGAGCCCGAGGGGCTGCGGCGCCTGCACCGCGCGGGCGTCCAAATCGCCATCATGACCTTCAAAG attatttttattgctggAATACTTTTGTGGAAAATCGTGAAAAAACTTTCAAAGCCTGGGAGGGGTTGCACGAAAATTCAGTTCGTCTATCCAGACAGCTTCGACGCATTCTTTTG cCCCTGTATGAGGTTGATGACTTGAGAGATGCATTTCGTACTTTGGGACTTTGA
- the MFAP5 gene encoding microfibrillar-associated protein 5 isoform X4 — MERECREAKFEVLPREWPCSSYSPAKVETAREGETRSAAKGLGGKSREKVHNMLLLGPKVLLCLTAFIIPSDWTPLGANGQRGDDVTQVTPEAFTEDPNLVNEPSTDETVLADIEPSTDDLAPANDKNTTADCRDEKFACTRLYSVHRPVKQCIHQLCFTSLRRMYIINNEICSRLVCKEHEVMKDELCRQMAGLPPRRLRRSNYFRLPPCENVNVQRPSGL; from the exons GCCAAATTTGAAGTCCTTCCCAGGGAGTGGCCCTGTTCATCTTATTCTCCAGCCAAAGTAGAAAcagcgagagaaggagagacacgtTCAGCAGCCAAAGGACTCGgtggaaagagcagagaaaaagtaCACA ATATGCTGCTCTTGGGACCCAAGGTGCTTCTGTGTCTCACTGCGTTCATCATCCCCTCTG ACTGGACACCACTAGGAGCCAATGGTCAACGAGGAG atgatGTGACTCAAGTGACTCCAGAAGCATTCACAGAAGATCCTA ACCTGGTGAATGAGCCCTCTACAGATGAAACAG TTCTGGCCGATATCGAGCCTTCCACAGATGACCTGG CTCCGGCCAATGATAAAAATACCACAGCAG ATTGCCGGGATGAAAAATTTGCTTGCACGAGACTCTACTCGGTGCATCGGCCAGTCAAGCAATGCATTCACCAGTTATGTTTCACTAG TTTACGACGTATGTACATCATCAACAATGAGATCTGCTCTCGTCTTGTCTGTAAAGAACATGAAGTAATGAAAG aTGAACTTTGCCGTCAGATGGCTGGTTTACCCCCAAGGCGACTCCGCCGCTCCAACTACTTCCGACTTCCTCCCTGTGAAAATGTGAACGTGCAGAGACCCAGTGGTCTGTGA
- the MFAP5 gene encoding microfibrillar-associated protein 5 isoform X5 has product MLLLGPKVLLCLTAFIIPSDWTPLGANGQRGDDVTQVTPEAFTEDPNLVNEPSTDETVLADIEPSTDDLAPANDKNTTADCRDEKFACTRLYSVHRPVKQCIHQLCFTSLRRMYIINNEICSRLVCKEHEVMKDELCRQMAGLPPRRLRRSNYFRLPPCENVNVQRPSGL; this is encoded by the exons ATGCTGCTCTTGGGACCCAAGGTGCTTCTGTGTCTCACTGCGTTCATCATCCCCTCTG ACTGGACACCACTAGGAGCCAATGGTCAACGAGGAG atgatGTGACTCAAGTGACTCCAGAAGCATTCACAGAAGATCCTA ACCTGGTGAATGAGCCCTCTACAGATGAAACAG TTCTGGCCGATATCGAGCCTTCCACAGATGACCTGG CTCCGGCCAATGATAAAAATACCACAGCAG ATTGCCGGGATGAAAAATTTGCTTGCACGAGACTCTACTCGGTGCATCGGCCAGTCAAGCAATGCATTCACCAGTTATGTTTCACTAG TTTACGACGTATGTACATCATCAACAATGAGATCTGCTCTCGTCTTGTCTGTAAAGAACATGAAGTAATGAAAG aTGAACTTTGCCGTCAGATGGCTGGTTTACCCCCAAGGCGACTCCGCCGCTCCAACTACTTCCGACTTCCTCCCTGTGAAAATGTGAACGTGCAGAGACCCAGTGGTCTGTGA